ATCTTAATCCTCTCGGCAGTTGCTTCTCCAATGAAAAGGTTGTGCTCATTCCTTAAAAAAGTAATTATATCCACATCCATTTCATCGCCGCCAATACGGATGGAATTATGGTCAACAATATGAGAAAGAGAAATTATTGCAATCTCGGTTGTTCCGCCGCCAATATCAATAATCATATTTCCGTAAGCGTCATGAACCGGCAATCCCACTCCTATGGCAGCAGCTAATGGTTCTGAAACGAGATAAACCTGACGAGCTCCGGCGTGTTGGGCAGATTCGCGTACAGCTCTTTTTTCCACTTCTGTAATACCTGAAGGCACAGCAACAATAACTCGAGGGCGAATGAGAAATTTCTTCTGTTGAGACCGAAGAATCAAATCACGCAACATTGCTTCGGTTATTTCAAAATTGGCTATCACACCATCCTTCATTGGTTTTATTGCCACTATCTCGGCTGGAGTTTTTCCTAGCATTTCTTTTGCTTTTCGTCCAACAGCGATCACCTTTTTCGACTCGCTTTCCATCGCAACGATGGATGGTTCATCCACCAAAATACCTTTTCCTTTGACATATACCAAAGTGTTAGCAGTGCCAAGGTCTATCGCCACATCATTTGTGATCATGTTTAATAAATAATTCCAAAACATTTTTACTCCTATTTTATGATTATATTGCAATCAATGACCATAATATCAATTAAACAGCAAAAAACAATGACAAGGTAACGCAATAATAACAAAAAAAACAAAATTTTGATGTTGAAAAAACAGAACGATCTTATTGATTACTAAATTCTAAATGTTTAAACTTATTTCCCGTAGGTTGTTGCTGTCAAGATTTTAGAAAAACAAAATGTTATTTTAACTGCGAAATAAACTAACAATAAGAAGATCATAGTTTTTTTCATAATATCTATTCTATTTTAAAATAGCTCCACCCAATGTAGGGAGATCAATTTTTAAATTTCCATTTTCAAGTGAATATTTTTTACCAGTAAACAAATTTTCTACAGAATTCTTTTTCATTCAATTTATTTACAACATCATTCAGATTCTTTCCCATTTTTTATTACCTTGATTTTTTTTACATCCTCTCATATTTTTGTAAAATTAATCGAAAACAATTTTCATTTCCCGCTGAATTGCTGAAATGCTGANNNNNNNNNNNNNNNNNNNNNNNNNNNNNNNNNNNNNNNNNNNNNNNNNNNNNNNNNNNNNNNNNNNNNNNNNNNNNNNNNNNNNNNNNNNNNNNNNNNNCGCTGAATTGCTGAAATGCTGAAATGCTGAAATGCTGACCCGCTGATATGCTTTTTCTCCATTCTTTGTATATTTCAATTCAAAAGTTACCAGTGATTTCAGTTGAAAAGTCCCCACCTTAAAAACCAAGAAAGATGAAATTATGGAAAGAAATCATAGGTGTTTATCCGTTCTGCTTATTTACACAAAAAAATCTTACAATTTTTACTGTTTTATTCTTACAAAACAGCCCAATTAGTCATCAAGTAGCCATTTCCAAACTGGCATAATCACAATTTTTTTTCCTTCTTTTTCAACTAAAGATTCTTCAGTAAAAGTCAATATTAAGCCG
The sequence above is a segment of the Candidatus Cloacimonadota bacterium genome. Coding sequences within it:
- a CDS encoding rod shape-determining protein, coding for MFWNYLLNMITNDVAIDLGTANTLVYVKGKGILVDEPSIVAMESESKKVIAVGRKAKEMLGKTPAEIVAIKPMKDGVIANFEITEAMLRDLILRSQQKKFLIRPRVIVAVPSGITEVEKRAVRESAQHAGARQVYLVSEPLAAAIGVGLPVHDAYGNMIIDIGGGTTEIAIISLSHIVDHNSIRIGGDEMDVDIITFLRNEHNLFIGEATAERIKIKIGSAHKLKEELTMEVRGRDLISGFPVTRKINSEEIRDALSETVTKIVDAIKRLFEKTAPELAADIADRGIVLTGGASQLKGLDRRIKETVDLPVTLIDKPLTSVVMGSGAILDNLEEYQKVLLKQK